From one Musa acuminata AAA Group cultivar baxijiao chromosome BXJ2-6, Cavendish_Baxijiao_AAA, whole genome shotgun sequence genomic stretch:
- the LOC135615168 gene encoding RPM1-interacting protein 4-like isoform X1, whose protein sequence is MAQQAKVPKFGNWETAESVPYTQYFDQARSKNDRKTTTNPNGGTENSKIVSTDVESLVDASSTKTGSNLETTKPKDPRPLRKDAGNINQTDTPVSKEGVVRKPDNKRRSNRQHGAYQGKSVDRAANDPPPSGKKTALEGTPGRIRTTPGDRACGMQPHHDVTVPPFAGWDENDPASGEEYTGIFKLIAENRRTPGTPYEPPQPSGQKQESTGTKGCGCLSWILK, encoded by the exons ATGGCG CAACAAGCAAAAGTACCTAAATTTGGCAACTGGGAAACTGCTGAAAGTGTCCCTTACACCCAATACTTTGATCAAGCTCGGAGCAAAAATGACAGAAAAACCACTACTAATCCAAATGGTGGTACTGAAAACTCAAAGATAGTCTCTACTGATGTAGAATCTCTGGTCGATGCATCTTCAACTAAAACTGGGTCCAATCTTGAGACCACCAAACCTAAGGATCCAAGACCATTGAGGAAGGATGCTGGTAATATCAATCAAACTGATACACCTGTGAGTAAAGAAGGTGTTGTTCGCAAACCCGATAACAAGAGGAGATCAAACAGACAACATGGTGCATATCAGGGTAAATCAGTTGACAGAGCTGCAAATGATCCTCCTCCATCGGGCAAAAAGACAGCATTGGAAGGTACTCCAGGAAGAATTAGAACAACTCCTGGTGATCGAGCCTGTGGAATG CAGCCTCACCATGATGTGACAGTGCCACCTTTTGCTGGATGGGATGAAAATGATCCAGCATCTGGTGAGGAGTACACTGGCATCTTTAAGCTAATAGCTGAGAACAGAAGAACTCCTGGTACTCCATATGAGCCACCACAACCAAGTGGTCAGAAGCAAGAAAGTACTGGAACTAAG GGTTGTGGGTGCTTAAGCTGGATTTTGAAGTGA
- the LOC135615168 gene encoding RPM1-interacting protein 4-like isoform X2, whose amino-acid sequence MAQQAKVPKFGNWETAESVPYTQYFDQARSKNDRKTTTNPNGGTENSKIVSTDVESLVDASSTKTGSNLETTKPKDPRPLRKDAGNINQTDTPVSKEGVVRKPDNKRRSNRQHGAYQGKSVDRAANDPPPSGKKTALEGTPGRIRTTPGDRACGMPHHDVTVPPFAGWDENDPASGEEYTGIFKLIAENRRTPGTPYEPPQPSGQKQESTGTKGCGCLSWILK is encoded by the exons ATGGCG CAACAAGCAAAAGTACCTAAATTTGGCAACTGGGAAACTGCTGAAAGTGTCCCTTACACCCAATACTTTGATCAAGCTCGGAGCAAAAATGACAGAAAAACCACTACTAATCCAAATGGTGGTACTGAAAACTCAAAGATAGTCTCTACTGATGTAGAATCTCTGGTCGATGCATCTTCAACTAAAACTGGGTCCAATCTTGAGACCACCAAACCTAAGGATCCAAGACCATTGAGGAAGGATGCTGGTAATATCAATCAAACTGATACACCTGTGAGTAAAGAAGGTGTTGTTCGCAAACCCGATAACAAGAGGAGATCAAACAGACAACATGGTGCATATCAGGGTAAATCAGTTGACAGAGCTGCAAATGATCCTCCTCCATCGGGCAAAAAGACAGCATTGGAAGGTACTCCAGGAAGAATTAGAACAACTCCTGGTGATCGAGCCTGTGGAATG CCTCACCATGATGTGACAGTGCCACCTTTTGCTGGATGGGATGAAAATGATCCAGCATCTGGTGAGGAGTACACTGGCATCTTTAAGCTAATAGCTGAGAACAGAAGAACTCCTGGTACTCCATATGAGCCACCACAACCAAGTGGTCAGAAGCAAGAAAGTACTGGAACTAAG GGTTGTGGGTGCTTAAGCTGGATTTTGAAGTGA
- the LOC135585848 gene encoding violaxanthin de-epoxidase, chloroplastic-like — protein MKSGLFTIGFSTNRSFVPHVKQFPMLNGKIPWSISTYHSFSKKVKSWSNRGIPRIMRRKSQMNCCRLEFRRQAVFDSGDIVVASRSSLCTYKVEEETESSTLLLSTIVNKWNQLYVTTITGLLACTLLFVPSAEAVDSLKTCSCLLKECRVELAKCIANPSCAANVACLQTCNDRPDETECQIKCGDLFENSVVDEFNDCAVSRKKCVPRKSNVGEFPVPDPSVVVRTFNISDFSGKWYITSGLNPTFDTFDCQLHEFHVESDRLVGNLSWRIRTPDSGFFTRSTVQRFVQDPSQPGVLYNHDNEYLHYQDDWYIISSKVENKEDDYIFVYYRGRNDAWDGYGGAVVYTKSAVLPESIVPELEKAAKSIGHDFSKFIRTDNTCGPEPPFVERLEKTVEEGERTIIREVEQIEGEVEEIGKTEVTLLQRLADGFMEVKRDAENLLKGLSKEEMELLDDLKMEARVVENVFGRALPLRKLR, from the exons ATGAAATCTGGCCTCTTTACAATTGGTTTCTCCACGAATAGAAGCTTTGTTCCGCATGTCAAACAGTTTCCTATGCTTAATGGAAAGATACCTTGGAGCATCTCTACGTACCATTCATTTTCGAAGAAGGTAAAATCGTGGTCCAACAGAGGAATACCAAGGATCATGCGGCGTAAATCTCAGATGAATTGCTGTCGACTGGAGTTCAGGAGGCAAGCTGTCTTTGACAGTGGAGATATTGTAGTGGCAAGCAGGTCTTCTTTATGTACATATAAG GTTGAAGAAGAAACTGAATCGTCAACATTGCTTTTGTCTACCATAGTTAACAAGTGGAATCAGTTGTATGTAACAACTATAACAGGGTTGCTAGCGTGTACTCTTCTATTTGTGCCATCAGCTGAGGCAGTTGATTCCCTCAAGACATGttcttgcctattgaaggaatgcag GGTGGAACTAGCAAAGTGCATTGCTAACCCTTCTTGTGCTGCAAATGTTGCATGTCTGCAAACCTGCAATGATAGGCCCGATGAGACTGAATGCCAG ATTAAATGTGGGGACCTGTTTGAGAACAGTGTTGTAGATGAATTCAATGACTGTGCAGTCTCACGTAAGAAATGTGTTCCAAGAAAATCAAATGTCGGAGAGTTTCCTGTGCCCGATCCATCTGTTGTTGTCAGAACGTTTAATATATCAGATTTCAGTGGGAAGTGGTACATAACAAGCGGCCTAAATCCTACTTTTGACACATTTGACTGCCAATTACATGAGTTTCACGTGGAATCAGACAGGCTCGTGGGAAATTTGTCTTGGAGGATACGTACACCAGATAGTGGTTTCTTCACTAGATCCACCGTCCAGAGATTTGTACAAGATCCTTCGCAGCCTGGGGTACTCTACAATCATGacaatgagtacctccactatcaAGATGATTG GTACATTATATCATCAAAGGTAGAGAACAAAGAAGAtgattatatatttgtatactaCCGAGGTAGAAATGATGCGTGGGATGGGTATGGAGGTGCAGTTGTATACACAAAGAGTGCTGTTTTACCTGAAAGCATAGTTCCTGAACTAGAAAAGGCCGcaaagagtattggacatgattttagTAAGTTCATCAGGACAGACAATACCTGTGGCCCTGAGCCTCCCTTTGTGGAAAGGCTGGAGAAAACGGTGGAGGAGGGAGAGAGAACGATTATAAGAGAAGTAGAACAGATAGAAGGAGAGGTTGAGGAGATTGGAAAGACTGAAGTGACGCTGTTACAGAGGCTTGCAGATGGATTCATGGAAGTTAAGCGGGACGCTGAGAATTTACTGAAAGGGCTGAGCAAGGAAGAGATGGAGCTGTTGGATGATCTAAAGATGGAAGCGAGAGTAGTAGAAAACGTTTTCGGCCGAGCACTTCCATTGAGGAAGCTAAGGTAG